In one Primulina huaijiensis isolate GDHJ02 unplaced genomic scaffold, ASM1229523v2 scaffold31399, whole genome shotgun sequence genomic region, the following are encoded:
- the LOC140967944 gene encoding uncharacterized protein has protein sequence MANFHSRSNSLPSECSPLMNEIRDRLCQLKGSEATSTTGKYMCSNLAGLVGLHEALKNLIQTPSFQQALSHDQCENWIDEILEGSLVLVDLCGFSRDVVSLSKESIQDLKSSIRRNRGQSTATSDDISSYVASRKKIYKMVDKKCIKNSKRFNQNSTTLIKENVDLKTMVIVFKEIEVISSSVLNSVLLFLSGLKAGSKHRSWSLLSKFTQTSRKHSEADQEYSYNDLFNVHFYEPMKGMDNATVQNILKKLKGSEMTIHELEEGLEALFRSLLKTRVSLLNVLSDH, from the coding sequence ATGGCTAATTTCCATTCTAGATCAAACAGTCTACCATCTGAATGCAGTCCACTGATGAATGAGATTCGAGATCGATTATGCCAGTTAAAGGGATCAGAAGCCACATCAACAACAGGCAAATATATGTGTTCAAACTTGGCTGGCCTCGTTGGTTTGCACGAAGCACTCAAGAATCTGATTCAGACGCCTTCATTCCAACAAGCCCTCTCGCATGATCAATGTGAGAATTGGATTGACGAGATTCTTGAAGGGTCACTTGTGCTTGTCGATCTTTGTGGATTTTCAAGAGATGTTGTCTCTTTATCCAAGGAATCCATTCAAGATCTCAAATCCTCCATTAGGAGAAATAGAGGTCAAAGTACAGCCACATCAGATGACATCAGTTCTTATGTGGCCTCAAGAAAAAAGATATACAAAATGGTTGACAAGAAGTGCATCAAGAATTCGAAAAGGTTCAACCAGAATTCAACAACACTCATAAAAGAAAACGTTGATCTTAAAACAATGGTGATAGTGTTTAAAGAAATTGAGGTCATTTCTTCATCAGTCCTAAATTCGGTATTATTATTCCTTTCTGGTTTAAAGGCAGGATCAAAGCATAGAAGTTGGTCCTTGCTGTCAAAGTTCACTCAAACAAGCCGTAAACATTCTGAAGCAGATCAAGAATACAGTTACAATGACTTGTTTAACGTGCACTTCTACGAGCCCATGAAAGGCATGGATAATGCAACTGTTCAAAACATCTTGAAGAAGTTGAAAGGATCAGAAATGACAATCCATGAACTTGAAGAGGGATTGGAAGCTTTGTTTAGGAGTTTACTGAAAACAAGAGTGTCTCTTCTTAATGTTCTCAGTGATCATTAA